The following coding sequences lie in one Polluticoccus soli genomic window:
- a CDS encoding DUF1254 domain-containing protein translates to MKKIFSIILITICMTAFNDLQNTSTASPDDIREQVKYQRAMEAVNWGMPVVNFDLMLQEFKKNGGDYNKILYWSKLFDWKNQTLTPNPDVIYIMPFFDTKDWPMVLEIPPANGGVINGSIMDIWQAAIDDVGPAGLDKGKGGKYLILPPDYKGSIPSDYLPMHSYTYHGYALLRSIPKTGSDADVKAAVDYAKKIKFYPYSQAANPPQTAFIDAMGKEFNSLIQYDHRYFESLNRVIQSEIWLERDRAMIDILKYIGIEKGRAFNPDAQTVKLFDKAAADAHEWLETQYVSHFHTPFYEGTQWAFPVTDEFGESVKNNFTTPNSYPVDMRGVALTFEFFSAKHLGEGQFYLLNIKDKNGEPYKGSNSYRLTVPANVPAKNYWSITLYDRETHCLIRNMSTVSRSSLSPGLKKNADGSATLYFGPKAPADNEKNWVPTDPDREFELLFRIYGPDPSFFKKTWTLPDAEKM, encoded by the coding sequence ATGAAAAAAATATTCTCCATCATCCTAATCACTATCTGCATGACAGCCTTTAACGACCTTCAGAATACGAGCACAGCCAGCCCGGACGATATTAGGGAACAAGTGAAATACCAGCGCGCGATGGAAGCAGTCAACTGGGGCATGCCCGTGGTCAACTTTGACCTGATGTTGCAGGAATTCAAAAAAAATGGCGGCGACTATAATAAGATACTCTACTGGTCCAAGCTCTTTGACTGGAAAAACCAGACACTCACTCCGAACCCCGACGTCATTTACATAATGCCGTTCTTCGATACCAAAGATTGGCCGATGGTATTAGAAATACCTCCGGCCAATGGCGGCGTTATCAACGGATCGATCATGGATATATGGCAGGCCGCTATCGATGACGTTGGTCCTGCAGGATTGGACAAAGGCAAAGGAGGCAAATATCTGATCTTACCACCCGACTATAAGGGAAGCATCCCATCAGATTATCTGCCTATGCATTCTTACACTTACCACGGCTATGCATTACTGCGGTCTATTCCTAAAACAGGAAGTGATGCTGATGTAAAAGCAGCAGTTGATTATGCAAAGAAGATAAAATTCTATCCTTACAGCCAGGCGGCCAATCCACCCCAAACAGCTTTCATCGATGCCATGGGAAAAGAGTTCAATTCTCTGATACAATATGACCACCGATATTTCGAGTCGCTGAACCGGGTGATACAAAGCGAAATATGGTTGGAGCGCGACAGAGCCATGATCGACATACTCAAGTATATCGGCATTGAAAAAGGCAGAGCCTTCAACCCTGATGCACAAACTGTGAAGCTATTCGACAAAGCAGCCGCAGATGCACACGAGTGGCTGGAGACACAATACGTGTCTCACTTCCATACGCCTTTCTATGAGGGCACTCAATGGGCATTCCCGGTAACCGACGAATTCGGCGAATCGGTGAAAAATAATTTCACTACCCCTAATAGCTACCCGGTAGATATGCGGGGCGTGGCATTGACTTTCGAATTTTTCAGCGCCAAGCACCTGGGTGAAGGACAATTCTACCTGCTGAATATAAAAGACAAAAACGGCGAACCCTACAAAGGAAGCAATAGCTACCGCTTGACAGTGCCAGCTAACGTCCCAGCTAAAAACTACTGGTCTATCACTTTATACGACCGTGAAACTCATTGCTTGATTCGCAACATGTCTACGGTCAGCCGATCCTCCTTGAGTCCCGGACTAAAGAAAAACGCAGATGGTTCCGCAACACTTTACTTTGGACCGAAAGCACCTGCAGACAATGAAAAGAACTGGGTGCCAACAGATCCGGACAGGGAGTTTGAATTACTGTTCCGGATCTATGGTCCTGACCCTTCGTTCTTTAAGAAGACATGGACACTGCCTGATGCTGAAAAGATGTAG
- a CDS encoding TonB-dependent siderophore receptor, translated as MKRSFILFLLSCSTAAFAQTGEKKNDDAKELDEVVIRGNANKYKEDDASQSLRLKTPLLEVPQNIQVVTIDALKDQQVISMSDGLIRNVSGLVRMEHWGDMYTNITARGSQIQAFRNGFNVVNSYWGPLTEDMSFVKNIEFVKGPAGFMLSSGDPSGLYNVVTKKPTGISKGEASFTMGSFDLYRAALDLDGKLSKNGKLLYRLNMAAQNKKSHRANEYNNRYTIAPVISYQLDDKTKLTLEYNYQRANMSNVGSFYVFAPNDFATLPVDFTTLPSGMPGTVIHDHSVYANLQHNINTNWKLTAQVGRFMYDQEGSSMWPTSVNADGTMIRNVGIWDARSRMTMGQAFVNGDVQTGAIRHRILGGLDMANKDYMADWSQSHNLDDSTKFFDPRNPDLGAPVNGYPQFDRETPLAERAQTGGTIDQAYTSLYLQDELGFFKNTVRLTLAARYTDLKQSQYGGAPDKAQHFTPRAGLSVSIDKETSIYALYDQAFIPQSGILSNGGKVQPMTGNNSEIGIKKEWFGGKWSTNASVYRIIKNNELTSDPTQPVGSGLSIELGQKVSEGIEFDLRGTIAPGLNLVANYAYTDSRLLKVAQSLEDSSIMKVRDIVPGFAKHTANVWLTYQVQEGILRGAGISAGGTFLGDRNTYWDPSPDGKKIDDYLKLDGGLFWQNDKLKITANVFNILNEYLYSGSYYAWLNAYNWQTEAPRNYRVSIAYKF; from the coding sequence ATGAAACGTAGTTTTATTTTATTCCTGCTGTCTTGTAGCACAGCGGCTTTCGCACAAACCGGCGAAAAGAAAAATGATGATGCAAAAGAACTTGACGAAGTAGTGATTCGCGGCAACGCAAATAAATACAAAGAGGATGACGCCTCGCAAAGCCTGCGCCTGAAAACGCCGCTGCTGGAAGTGCCTCAAAACATACAGGTGGTAACCATAGACGCATTAAAAGACCAGCAGGTCATCAGCATGAGCGATGGCCTGATACGTAACGTGAGTGGCCTGGTGCGCATGGAGCACTGGGGCGACATGTATACCAACATTACCGCTCGCGGCTCGCAGATACAAGCCTTCCGCAATGGTTTCAATGTAGTAAACTCTTACTGGGGCCCCTTGACGGAGGATATGAGCTTTGTGAAGAACATCGAGTTCGTAAAAGGTCCTGCTGGCTTCATGCTCTCTAGCGGCGACCCAAGCGGTTTGTACAACGTTGTAACGAAAAAGCCCACCGGTATATCTAAAGGCGAGGCCTCATTCACAATGGGCAGCTTTGACCTGTACCGCGCTGCTCTTGACCTGGATGGCAAACTGAGCAAGAACGGTAAACTGTTGTACAGGCTGAACATGGCGGCGCAAAACAAAAAATCGCACCGCGCCAACGAATACAACAACCGCTATACTATTGCGCCAGTTATCTCTTACCAGCTGGACGATAAAACAAAACTGACGCTGGAATACAACTACCAGCGCGCCAACATGAGCAACGTAGGTTCATTCTATGTTTTTGCCCCCAACGACTTTGCAACACTGCCTGTTGACTTCACAACCCTGCCTTCAGGTATGCCGGGTACTGTAATTCATGATCACAGCGTGTATGCAAACCTGCAACACAACATCAACACCAACTGGAAATTGACCGCACAGGTTGGCCGTTTTATGTACGACCAGGAAGGTTCTTCTATGTGGCCTACTTCTGTGAATGCTGATGGCACAATGATCCGCAATGTTGGTATATGGGATGCACGTAGCCGCATGACCATGGGCCAGGCATTTGTAAACGGCGATGTACAAACGGGTGCCATCCGCCACCGCATACTGGGTGGCCTGGATATGGCCAACAAAGACTACATGGCCGATTGGAGTCAAAGCCATAACCTGGATGACTCTACTAAATTCTTCGACCCACGTAACCCTGACCTGGGCGCACCTGTTAACGGCTATCCTCAATTCGACCGCGAGACACCATTGGCTGAACGCGCACAAACGGGGGGAACAATAGACCAGGCATATACCAGCCTGTACCTGCAAGATGAACTGGGCTTCTTTAAAAACACAGTACGCCTGACACTTGCTGCCCGTTACACAGACTTAAAACAATCTCAATACGGCGGTGCACCTGATAAAGCGCAACACTTCACACCACGCGCCGGACTGAGTGTTTCTATCGACAAAGAGACTTCAATATATGCCCTGTACGACCAGGCTTTCATCCCTCAAAGCGGCATACTGAGCAATGGTGGCAAAGTACAACCAATGACAGGCAACAATAGCGAGATTGGCATCAAGAAAGAATGGTTCGGTGGCAAATGGAGCACCAACGCTTCTGTTTACCGCATCATCAAAAACAATGAGCTAACAAGTGACCCAACCCAACCTGTTGGATCAGGCCTCAGCATTGAATTAGGACAAAAAGTATCGGAAGGTATCGAATTCGATCTGCGCGGCACCATAGCTCCCGGCCTGAACCTGGTAGCCAACTATGCCTACACCGATTCAAGGTTATTGAAAGTAGCACAAAGCCTTGAAGACAGCAGCATCATGAAGGTTAGAGATATAGTGCCCGGCTTCGCTAAACACACGGCTAACGTATGGCTTACTTACCAGGTACAAGAAGGTATACTGCGTGGCGCAGGTATCTCTGCCGGTGGCACCTTCCTGGGCGACCGTAACACTTACTGGGATCCATCACCAGACGGTAAGAAGATCGATGATTACCTGAAACTGGATGGAGGCCTGTTTTGGCAGAACGACAAGCTGAAAATAACTGCTAACGTATTCAACATCCTGAATGAATACCTGTACAGCGGTTCTTACTACGCATGGCTGAACGCATACAACTGGCAAACAGAGGCTCCACGTAACTACCGCGTTTCAATCGCATACAAATTCTAA
- a CDS encoding PepSY-associated TM helix domain-containing protein has product MTARKLIGKMHLWLGLSSGLVVFIIAITGCIYAFQDEIQNATQPYRFVEQQDKAFLRPSQIQQIAGNALPGKHVHAIMYQGQARAAKAIFYAEPEAGDYYYFVYINQYTGEVLKVSDEYKTFFRFILDGHFYLWLPHEVGHVIVASATLIFLVMVISGIILWWPRNKAGRRQRFSIKFNAKWRRKNYDLHNVLGFYVASLALVFAITGSVWGFEWFGKMYYGAISGGGSMKPYVDPGSKDTPVAASTNMPAMDRIWLQLYKGVPANGAIEVHTPETDSSSIAVNVNPDPTTYWKIDYRYFDQHSLRELSVDHVWGRLRTLKAATN; this is encoded by the coding sequence ATGACCGCAAGAAAACTCATAGGCAAAATGCACCTCTGGCTCGGACTCTCGTCCGGGCTAGTGGTTTTTATCATAGCCATCACCGGTTGCATCTATGCCTTCCAGGACGAGATACAGAATGCCACACAGCCTTATCGTTTCGTAGAACAGCAGGACAAGGCTTTCCTTCGCCCATCGCAAATACAGCAAATAGCTGGAAACGCCCTACCCGGTAAGCATGTGCACGCCATCATGTACCAGGGGCAGGCGCGTGCTGCAAAAGCAATATTTTACGCTGAACCCGAGGCCGGTGACTATTACTATTTTGTGTACATCAACCAGTACACAGGCGAGGTATTGAAAGTAAGTGATGAGTACAAAACATTTTTCCGCTTCATACTGGATGGGCATTTTTACTTATGGTTGCCACATGAAGTAGGCCATGTAATTGTCGCCAGCGCTACACTCATCTTCCTGGTAATGGTTATCAGCGGTATCATACTCTGGTGGCCACGCAACAAGGCAGGCAGGAGGCAACGCTTTTCTATCAAGTTCAATGCTAAATGGCGTCGAAAGAATTACGACCTGCACAATGTGCTTGGCTTTTATGTAGCATCGCTTGCACTGGTATTTGCCATTACGGGGTCTGTATGGGGCTTTGAATGGTTCGGCAAAATGTACTACGGCGCCATTTCAGGTGGCGGCAGCATGAAACCGTACGTCGATCCCGGATCTAAAGACACACCTGTAGCTGCATCGACCAATATGCCCGCGATGGACCGCATATGGTTGCAACTGTACAAAGGAGTACCCGCCAACGGGGCGATCGAAGTGCATACACCAGAAACCGATTCATCGTCTATAGCGGTAAACGTTAATCCCGACCCTACTACTTACTGGAAGATAGATTACCGCTACTTTGACCAGCACAGCTTGCGCGAGTTGAGTGTGGATCACGTTTGGGGACGCTTAAGGACCTTAAAGGCAGCGACAAACTGA
- a CDS encoding PepSY domain-containing protein, whose product MNYDIHVGAVLGLPGKMLAFFASLIIASLPITGTLIWWGRRKKSKQSQNTQKASVKHNEMSSVC is encoded by the coding sequence ATGAACTACGACATCCATGTGGGTGCCGTACTAGGCCTGCCCGGCAAGATGCTGGCCTTCTTTGCCAGCCTCATTATTGCCTCGCTGCCTATTACCGGCACGCTTATCTGGTGGGGCCGCAGAAAAAAGAGCAAGCAATCGCAAAACACTCAAAAAGCTAGTGTAAAACATAATGAAATGAGTAGTGTTTGTTAA
- a CDS encoding VOC family protein, with protein MQQQITPCLWFDAQAQEAANFYCSQFANAKIVSQSPIVTEIEVSGQRMILLEGGPKYKPNPSISFFYLSEDAGEIDRIWEAMINDGGQVLMALDKYPWSEKYGWINDKYGISWQLSVGKMSDVGQKITPSLLFVGEQYGRAEEAIEQYSSIFKDVKLDGIMRYGDNEQPDQAGKVKHAQVAFNGNKFMFMDSAHAHKFQFSEGVSFTIYCDTQEEIDYYWDRLTENGSESMCGWLKDKFGVSWQIVPSIIGKLMTDPAKAGKAAKAFMEMRKFDIEKLVQATLA; from the coding sequence ATGCAACAACAAATTACACCCTGCCTTTGGTTCGATGCCCAGGCACAAGAAGCAGCTAACTTCTATTGCAGCCAGTTTGCCAACGCGAAGATCGTTTCGCAGTCTCCCATCGTTACCGAAATAGAAGTTTCGGGACAACGGATGATATTGTTGGAGGGCGGCCCGAAGTACAAGCCCAATCCTTCTATCTCGTTCTTTTACCTGAGCGAAGATGCCGGAGAAATAGATCGCATCTGGGAAGCAATGATCAACGACGGAGGACAGGTACTGATGGCTCTTGACAAGTATCCATGGAGTGAGAAGTACGGCTGGATCAACGACAAGTATGGCATATCCTGGCAATTGTCTGTAGGTAAAATGAGCGATGTTGGTCAGAAGATCACACCTAGCCTGCTGTTTGTAGGCGAGCAATACGGTCGCGCCGAAGAAGCAATCGAACAATATTCCTCTATATTCAAAGATGTGAAGCTGGATGGCATCATGCGTTATGGCGACAATGAACAACCCGACCAAGCCGGCAAGGTTAAACACGCACAAGTAGCTTTCAATGGTAATAAGTTCATGTTCATGGATAGTGCCCATGCGCATAAGTTCCAGTTCAGCGAAGGTGTGTCGTTTACTATATACTGCGATACCCAGGAAGAAATAGACTACTATTGGGACCGTCTGACCGAAAACGGCTCTGAAAGCATGTGCGGCTGGCTAAAGGACAAGTTTGGCGTGTCGTGGCAGATAGTTCCAAGCATCATCGGCAAACTCATGACCGACCCTGCCAAAGCGGGAAAAGCGGCCAAGGCCTTTATGGAAATGAGAAAGTTCGATATCGAGAAGTTAGTACAGGCTACGCTAGCATAA
- a CDS encoding DUF4136 domain-containing protein, with the protein MKQALKGYIALSLLCMQLASCSSSLDVISDYDKGANFSNYRTYGIDEFSTPEELSTENKERILTAVRSEMLKKGFTESTLPDMLVHVSAIFHYEESVPTSRDYYSYGGVFRPYVWGNGAGVTAYTTYDVKNYIDGSLIIDIGDAETQRLLWEGIGNKEIYREMVDPVSEIPEAVKKIMASFPPDR; encoded by the coding sequence ATGAAACAGGCATTGAAAGGTTATATAGCATTGAGTTTGCTGTGTATGCAGCTAGCCTCCTGTTCTTCCTCACTGGACGTGATCAGCGACTATGACAAGGGGGCAAACTTTTCCAATTATCGCACCTATGGTATAGACGAGTTCTCTACACCGGAAGAGCTGAGCACTGAAAACAAAGAACGCATACTTACTGCTGTAAGGTCAGAAATGTTGAAGAAGGGTTTTACAGAAAGTACCTTGCCTGATATGCTGGTGCATGTCTCTGCTATATTTCACTATGAGGAGTCGGTACCGACCTCAAGAGATTACTATAGCTACGGCGGTGTATTCAGGCCCTATGTGTGGGGCAACGGCGCTGGTGTAACAGCTTATACCACCTACGACGTCAAAAATTACATTGATGGCTCGCTGATCATTGATATAGGGGATGCTGAGACACAACGCTTGTTATGGGAAGGCATCGGCAACAAGGAAATATATAGGGAAATGGTAGACCCGGTCTCTGAAATACCTGAGGCGGTAAAAAAGATCATGGCCAGCTTTCCTCCAGATAGGTAA
- a CDS encoding SphA family protein — translation MKTIKFGMYYAFTILVIFLFTGSSWAQLKGHHLLGDYGLNAGSQPPPGFSAFAVGYNYRASELKNDDGNVVLTIPEISAAFVGGGVGVVTNLKILNANYGASILGAFMSDRIEGNLAEKEIPMAFTDLYIQPIQLGWHCKKADFLVGYAVYIPTGEYQLGGGSNNGLGMWTNEVSAGATYFFDEKKMWSISSIFFYEIHTDKKNSELRVGNIFNAEGGIGKAFYHKIKSTPVPMIFHVGGIYYGQFKVTNDDIPIGPRVFTGKRDRIWAGGLEGMIFHPKLRTSIDFRWLHEFGARNRFEGDSYLLTIGYLIRSYEKHAAPAPAASETAPAE, via the coding sequence ATGAAAACAATAAAATTCGGAATGTATTATGCCTTTACGATATTGGTAATATTCCTGTTTACAGGTAGCTCGTGGGCGCAATTGAAGGGACATCACTTACTAGGTGACTACGGTTTGAATGCCGGGTCGCAACCACCGCCGGGTTTTTCTGCTTTTGCTGTTGGTTACAACTACAGGGCATCTGAGCTGAAGAACGACGACGGCAACGTCGTGCTTACTATTCCCGAGATCAGTGCTGCGTTCGTGGGAGGTGGCGTAGGCGTGGTGACCAATCTTAAAATTCTAAATGCCAACTATGGGGCTTCTATACTGGGCGCTTTTATGTCTGACCGGATAGAGGGCAACCTGGCGGAGAAGGAAATTCCAATGGCCTTCACTGATCTGTACATACAGCCCATACAACTGGGCTGGCATTGTAAAAAAGCAGACTTCCTTGTAGGTTATGCGGTGTACATTCCAACCGGGGAGTATCAGTTAGGCGGGGGAAGTAATAATGGTCTCGGCATGTGGACCAATGAGGTATCAGCCGGCGCCACTTATTTTTTTGATGAGAAAAAAATGTGGAGCATTTCATCCATATTTTTTTACGAGATACACACGGACAAGAAGAATTCTGAGTTAAGGGTGGGTAACATTTTTAACGCCGAAGGCGGTATTGGAAAAGCGTTTTATCACAAGATCAAGAGCACGCCGGTGCCAATGATATTTCATGTTGGCGGCATTTACTACGGGCAGTTCAAGGTGACCAATGATGACATACCCATTGGTCCGCGTGTGTTCACCGGCAAGAGAGACAGGATATGGGCCGGCGGCCTCGAGGGCATGATTTTTCACCCTAAACTAAGGACCTCGATAGATTTTCGCTGGCTGCATGAGTTTGGTGCTCGCAACCGGTTTGAAGGTGATAGCTATCTGCTTACGATCGGTTATCTCATTAGATCGTACGAAAAGCATGCTGCGCCGGCACCTGCCGCTTCCGAGACGGCACCGGCGGAATAG
- a CDS encoding arylsulfatase → MKKIMIRAAILIVMLMQLSSYYLGAQNKPNIIFILMDNLGYGEVGCYGGGILRGAPTPRIDRLATEGMRLLNFNVEAQCTPSRSAIMTGRFAVRSGTHSVPMGEGLDGMTEWEVTIAELLSQAGYTTAHFGKWHLGSVNGRLPNDQGFDEWYGISRTTDEAFWPSSPQATAAGAAMPYIMEGRKGEKSRQLQVYDLKQRSLIDAELTRRTIDFMKRSVQARKPFYAYVPFTLVHFPTLPNPEFAGKTGYGDFPDALVEMDAHVGQILDAIDDLHIRENTIVVFTSDNGPDASFPWQGTSGPWSGYYFTHMEGSLRTPFIVRWPRHAVPGKVSNEIVHEVDLYPTFASIAGVNIPNDRPIDGVDQSAFLFGNSEVSNRDGFPVFVSDRMEAVKWRNWKIVFYENERDWWSPPVRLGTPKAFNLITDPKEEYPEASIRNSWNAVPVMKIVAAFEKSLEAYPLIASGTQDPYIPKYVTKFGKNRKP, encoded by the coding sequence ATGAAAAAAATAATGATCAGGGCTGCAATATTGATTGTAATGCTTATGCAACTATCTTCTTACTATTTAGGAGCGCAAAATAAGCCTAACATCATATTCATCCTCATGGACAACCTTGGCTATGGAGAAGTGGGATGTTATGGTGGCGGCATTTTACGCGGTGCTCCCACACCCCGCATCGATAGGCTAGCCACCGAGGGCATGCGACTGCTCAATTTCAATGTAGAGGCACAATGTACACCCAGCCGGTCTGCGATCATGACTGGACGCTTTGCGGTTCGGTCGGGTACCCATTCGGTACCTATGGGGGAAGGGCTAGATGGTATGACCGAGTGGGAAGTGACGATAGCGGAGCTATTGTCACAGGCTGGTTACACGACCGCGCATTTTGGTAAATGGCACCTGGGCAGTGTGAACGGGCGTTTGCCGAATGACCAGGGATTTGACGAATGGTATGGTATTTCGCGCACAACAGATGAAGCATTCTGGCCTTCTTCACCTCAAGCTACAGCTGCGGGTGCTGCCATGCCCTACATCATGGAAGGTCGCAAAGGCGAAAAAAGCAGGCAACTACAAGTATATGACCTTAAGCAACGCTCATTGATAGATGCAGAGCTAACGCGCAGGACGATTGATTTTATGAAGCGGAGCGTACAGGCCAGAAAGCCATTTTATGCTTACGTGCCATTTACCCTGGTCCACTTTCCTACACTTCCTAATCCTGAGTTTGCCGGAAAAACAGGATACGGCGATTTCCCGGACGCTCTAGTAGAAATGGATGCCCATGTTGGACAGATATTAGATGCGATAGACGACCTACACATTCGCGAGAACACCATTGTTGTATTTACCAGCGACAACGGCCCTGATGCCAGTTTTCCCTGGCAAGGAACCTCGGGACCGTGGAGTGGCTATTATTTTACGCATATGGAAGGATCGTTGCGTACACCATTCATCGTTCGCTGGCCCCGCCACGCGGTTCCCGGCAAGGTAAGCAATGAGATCGTGCATGAGGTTGACCTGTATCCGACATTCGCATCTATCGCCGGTGTCAACATTCCGAACGACCGGCCGATAGATGGAGTGGATCAATCTGCTTTTCTCTTCGGCAATTCAGAGGTATCGAACCGTGATGGTTTTCCCGTGTTTGTGTCAGACCGAATGGAGGCTGTAAAATGGAGGAACTGGAAAATTGTATTCTATGAAAATGAGCGCGACTGGTGGTCGCCGCCTGTCCGGTTAGGTACGCCTAAAGCATTTAACCTGATCACAGACCCTAAGGAAGAATATCCTGAAGCATCCATCCGCAATTCATGGAATGCCGTACCTGTAATGAAGATCGTTGCTGCATTTGAAAAAAGCCTGGAAGCATATCCACTGATAGCGTCAGGAACGCAGGATCCTTATATTCCTAAGTATGTGACAAAATTCGGTAAAAATAGAAAGCCCTAA
- a CDS encoding HAD family hydrolase, with the protein MKSLALITCLAAILVSGCRPQTEPAAAGKASQMTTDPLPSWNDGKVKSAIIDYVHKVTDSSSGSYIPVADRIASFDNDGTLWAEKPLVQELFAFAQAREMVTKDGRLAKKQPFKAVIEGDKEYFHKGGEKAFVQLVDATHTGMTEVEFENAVKNFFTSATYPPRNVPIWQITYQPQIELLNYLRANGFKTYICSGGTVEFVRGISMDLYGIPKEQVVGTTFNYKYVDSSRSIMRLPGLAHFNDKEGKPVTLQRYLGRPPVFACGNEGGEGDVEMLQFSQSSKYPSLQLLVNHDDSTREYYYQEKTNWSLDEAAKNNWQVISIKHDWKNVYRAEKR; encoded by the coding sequence ATGAAATCACTTGCGCTCATAACATGTCTTGCCGCTATCCTGGTCTCGGGCTGCCGACCGCAGACCGAGCCAGCTGCTGCAGGCAAGGCCTCGCAAATGACAACAGATCCGTTGCCTTCGTGGAATGATGGCAAAGTGAAAAGCGCTATCATTGATTACGTACATAAGGTTACCGACAGCTCTTCGGGAAGTTATATACCCGTAGCTGACCGAATCGCTTCGTTTGATAACGATGGTACGCTTTGGGCTGAAAAACCATTGGTACAGGAACTGTTTGCCTTTGCGCAGGCCCGCGAGATGGTGACCAAAGATGGACGCCTTGCTAAAAAGCAGCCGTTCAAAGCAGTTATTGAAGGCGACAAAGAATATTTTCACAAAGGCGGCGAAAAAGCATTTGTACAGCTGGTTGACGCCACTCATACCGGAATGACCGAGGTGGAATTTGAAAACGCTGTCAAGAACTTTTTCACTTCTGCAACTTACCCGCCACGCAATGTTCCTATCTGGCAGATCACTTATCAGCCGCAGATAGAATTATTGAACTACCTGCGGGCTAATGGATTTAAAACGTACATCTGCTCTGGCGGTACCGTGGAGTTTGTACGGGGCATATCAATGGACCTGTACGGAATACCGAAAGAACAGGTGGTTGGTACCACTTTCAACTACAAATACGTAGACAGCAGCCGGAGCATTATGAGACTGCCCGGCTTAGCACATTTTAATGACAAGGAAGGTAAACCAGTGACCCTTCAACGCTATCTGGGCAGGCCACCCGTTTTTGCCTGCGGTAACGAGGGTGGAGAAGGAGATGTAGAAATGCTGCAATTCAGCCAGAGCAGTAAATATCCTTCGTTGCAATTACTTGTCAACCACGATGATTCAACCAGAGAATATTATTACCAGGAGAAAACCAACTGGTCGCTGGATGAAGCTGCTAAGAACAACTGGCAGGTTATCAGCATAAAACACGATTGGAAAAATGTCTATCGAGCAGAGAAACGATGA
- a CDS encoding DUF2490 domain-containing protein, whose protein sequence is MKLLWIHILLLMVGTRCFAQDSTITNYNFWLGFEFDLNRQKDSRWGAWAEANIQRANFITNTQGWYGNLGVSYHMKNYKSIAGGLALQYNVPYDDACLPYAFPDYRIWQQFMIKNAGKINPDFKWANRFRFEEKWLGRRYDNSTRDEGYDYFKNELTLRYLIRVLYYPTKRFGFVLNNEAFFRLASSVHGEKVFDQNRTYGGIVYAFDDERDYRVEIGYMQQNVWNAADERDVKVRVNHVLRIMFHIEMPSF, encoded by the coding sequence ATGAAGCTACTGTGGATACATATTCTATTGCTTATGGTCGGCACCAGGTGCTTTGCGCAGGATTCAACCATTACCAACTACAACTTCTGGCTTGGGTTTGAGTTTGATCTGAACAGGCAGAAGGACTCCCGATGGGGTGCATGGGCAGAGGCCAACATTCAGCGGGCGAATTTTATAACAAATACGCAGGGCTGGTATGGCAACCTTGGTGTTAGTTACCACATGAAAAACTATAAAAGTATAGCTGGCGGCCTGGCATTGCAGTATAATGTGCCTTACGATGATGCCTGTTTGCCCTATGCATTTCCTGATTACCGGATATGGCAACAGTTCATGATAAAGAATGCGGGCAAGATCAATCCTGATTTCAAATGGGCTAATCGTTTCCGGTTTGAAGAAAAGTGGCTTGGACGACGATATGACAACAGCACACGTGACGAAGGGTATGACTACTTCAAAAATGAGCTTACGCTTCGCTACCTGATACGCGTTTTGTATTACCCAACCAAGCGATTTGGATTCGTGTTGAATAATGAAGCTTTCTTCCGGCTGGCATCATCTGTGCACGGCGAAAAAGTCTTTGATCAAAACAGGACCTACGGAGGCATAGTGTATGCTTTTGACGATGAACGGGACTACAGGGTGGAGATCGGATACATGCAGCAGAATGTTTGGAACGCAGCAGACGAACGAGACGTAAAAGTGCGTGTAAACCACGTGTTGCGAATAATGTTTCACATAGAAATGCCCTCATTTTAA